A stretch of Candidatus Vicinibacter affinis DNA encodes these proteins:
- a CDS encoding cytochrome c oxidase subunit 3 encodes MPIVQMIEKELPPNRAQALRFGLWIAMASICMLFGAFTSAYLVRKPVGNWYEFKLPVLFFYSTISMVISSLFLEKAFRSYKKNVISGFKRNLSLGFILGVVFIVLQIMAWKAMVGQGLFIDLNVSVSFLYVISGIHALHVIGGLVAFLISVLVHNTRTFSPDPMKILKLDLLRQYWHFVGILWIYLLVFLILQ; translated from the coding sequence ATGCCGATAGTACAAATGATCGAGAAGGAATTACCTCCAAACCGGGCGCAAGCACTTAGATTCGGATTATGGATTGCCATGGCATCTATCTGCATGTTGTTTGGTGCATTTACAAGTGCCTATTTGGTGCGCAAGCCGGTAGGAAATTGGTATGAATTTAAGCTCCCTGTATTGTTTTTTTATAGTACAATCTCCATGGTGATTTCTTCATTGTTTCTTGAAAAAGCTTTTAGGTCTTATAAGAAGAATGTGATATCGGGATTTAAGAGAAACCTATCCTTAGGTTTTATTCTGGGAGTAGTCTTCATAGTCTTGCAGATAATGGCTTGGAAAGCAATGGTCGGGCAGGGGCTTTTCATTGACTTGAATGTTTCGGTTTCATTTTTATATGTTATATCAGGAATTCATGCTTTGCATGTAATCGGTGGATTGGTTGCTTTTTTAATTAGTGTATTGGTTCATAATACCCGCACTTTTTCCCCGGACCCTATGAAAATTTTAAAGTTGGATTTATTGAGGCAATACTGGCATTTTGTCGGTATACTTTGGATATATTTATTGGTTTTTTTAATCTTACAATAA
- a CDS encoding 4Fe-4S dicluster domain-containing protein: protein MKNHNQITWVSEKDLTNDPVFLAETDSEVNHVAIDTLLEDERTPELSANRRDFLKLLGFGISAATMASCEIPVKRAIPYVIAPDEIVPGIANYYASSFVNGGDYCSILVKTREGRPIKIEGNALSSITKGGTSARVQASVLSLYDINRLQFPASFDGNTLKELTWQDLDKEVMGKLNATSKIRILSGTVMSPSAKRAVQDFCAKFPGAKHISYDPVSSAALLQATEDCFGERVVPEYRFDLAETIVSFNADFLGTWISPIEYAAQYVSRRSINPENPSMSKHFQVESQMSLSGSNADNRILVRPSEMGAAIAFLYNEIASKTGGTTSAGPALNEKAKKALTVAAEALLANKGKSLIVSASNNVAEQTLIHAINQLLGNIGSTVNFSNASFQRQGNDLMLTELINEMNAGTVDALFVWNSNPCYDIPLADRFKSGMAKVGLKVSFNTLLDETTSLCNFIAPDHHFLESWGDVEAKKGHYSLIQPAINPIFNSRQAPHSLLMWSASTLLSPSSEQPYYEFVKSTWQTQIFPKSGASSFQSFWDKCLHDGVFELNTSNSGAPNFAGNTAGAIGMVSLPSSNPLEISFIENIGIGTGQYANNPWLQELADPITRCAWGNYVSVPVSFDGDRNFIVFNDFKENGELADLTFGSNGLTVGVIKQFGQMAGTLSIPLGYGRKSAGVCGTDVGTDVFPFVQTDTKGYFQYYNAEVNLGKSKGDIEQNFACVQHHHTLGVTAIEKSSGNKINADEAALIDDAFKGMTKGYQGSLTKRSIIRQSNFKDLKENIAKLEEERKEHQNLNSKTLYPGHDYLYNSGHHWGMHIDLNACIGCGSCAVACMAENNVPVVGKREVSRHHEMTWLRIDRYYYGDVENPNVVYQPMMCQHCNNAPCENVCPVNATNHSSDGLNQMAYNRCVGTRYCANNCPYKVRRFNWFDFTAADLFPLNQHSIAGEGKKPYYAENLVRMVLNPDVTVRSRGVIEKCSFCIQRIQEGKLNAKKEGRALLDNDVKSACQTACPTGAITFGDMNNPDGKLSKKLDNPLNYIVLEEINVKSVVNYTMKVNNRDENLDA from the coding sequence ATGAAGAACCATAATCAAATCACCTGGGTAAGTGAAAAGGATTTAACGAATGATCCTGTGTTTTTGGCTGAAACTGATTCAGAAGTTAACCATGTAGCCATCGACACGCTTTTAGAGGATGAAAGAACTCCTGAGCTTTCTGCTAACAGAAGGGATTTTCTCAAATTGTTGGGTTTTGGAATCAGCGCAGCTACTATGGCTTCTTGTGAAATCCCTGTCAAGAGAGCCATACCATATGTCATCGCTCCAGATGAAATCGTTCCTGGCATAGCCAATTATTATGCATCCTCCTTTGTAAATGGAGGTGATTATTGTTCAATCTTAGTAAAGACCAGAGAGGGACGGCCAATTAAAATTGAAGGCAATGCCTTGTCTTCTATTACTAAAGGTGGTACATCAGCACGTGTACAGGCTTCTGTACTTTCTCTATATGATATTAACAGGCTTCAATTCCCGGCCAGTTTCGATGGTAATACACTTAAGGAACTTACCTGGCAAGATCTTGATAAAGAAGTAATGGGAAAACTAAACGCCACTTCCAAAATTAGAATTTTGAGTGGTACTGTTATGAGCCCTTCAGCTAAAAGAGCGGTTCAGGATTTTTGTGCCAAGTTTCCAGGAGCAAAGCATATTTCTTATGATCCTGTATCCAGTGCAGCCTTACTTCAAGCTACGGAAGATTGTTTTGGAGAAAGGGTAGTTCCTGAATATCGTTTCGATCTAGCTGAAACTATTGTTAGTTTTAATGCAGATTTTTTAGGTACCTGGATCTCACCAATAGAATACGCGGCGCAATATGTCAGCAGAAGATCTATAAATCCTGAGAATCCTAGTATGTCCAAGCATTTTCAGGTTGAATCCCAAATGTCCCTAAGTGGGTCTAACGCCGATAACAGAATTTTAGTAAGGCCTAGCGAAATGGGTGCTGCCATAGCATTTCTTTATAATGAAATTGCTTCCAAAACTGGAGGAACCACATCAGCCGGACCTGCCTTAAATGAAAAAGCGAAAAAAGCCCTTACTGTAGCTGCAGAAGCCCTTTTGGCTAATAAAGGAAAGTCATTAATTGTTTCCGCTTCAAATAACGTTGCAGAGCAAACCCTGATTCATGCTATTAATCAGTTATTAGGTAATATTGGATCGACTGTAAATTTTTCAAATGCATCTTTTCAGCGTCAAGGAAATGACCTGATGTTGACAGAATTAATCAATGAGATGAATGCTGGCACTGTGGATGCATTGTTTGTTTGGAATTCAAATCCATGCTATGATATCCCTTTGGCAGACCGCTTCAAAAGCGGAATGGCAAAAGTCGGGCTAAAAGTAAGTTTCAACACACTACTCGATGAAACTACATCCTTATGTAATTTTATTGCACCAGATCATCATTTTCTTGAATCATGGGGAGATGTTGAGGCTAAGAAAGGACATTACTCTTTAATTCAGCCCGCCATCAATCCTATATTTAATTCACGTCAGGCTCCGCATTCTTTGCTTATGTGGAGTGCGAGTACATTGTTATCACCTTCTTCGGAGCAGCCATATTACGAATTTGTTAAGTCGACATGGCAAACTCAGATTTTTCCTAAAAGTGGAGCTTCTTCTTTCCAGTCCTTTTGGGATAAATGTCTTCATGATGGGGTATTTGAATTAAATACTTCAAATTCAGGGGCTCCCAACTTCGCTGGAAATACAGCTGGCGCCATTGGAATGGTATCTTTACCGTCCTCCAACCCGCTTGAAATTTCTTTTATTGAAAATATTGGAATAGGAACCGGACAGTATGCAAATAATCCTTGGCTGCAGGAATTAGCCGATCCAATTACTCGATGTGCCTGGGGAAATTATGTTTCAGTACCTGTAAGTTTTGATGGCGATAGAAATTTTATTGTATTTAATGACTTTAAAGAAAATGGAGAGCTTGCTGATTTAACATTTGGATCAAATGGTTTGACAGTAGGAGTTATCAAACAATTTGGACAAATGGCCGGTACTCTTTCCATTCCACTGGGATACGGTAGAAAGAGTGCAGGAGTTTGTGGTACAGATGTAGGAACAGATGTTTTTCCGTTTGTTCAAACAGATACTAAAGGTTACTTTCAGTATTACAATGCGGAAGTTAATTTGGGTAAAAGCAAGGGGGACATTGAACAAAACTTTGCCTGTGTTCAACACCATCATACACTTGGGGTAACTGCCATAGAAAAGAGTTCAGGGAACAAAATCAATGCAGATGAAGCTGCCTTGATAGATGATGCTTTTAAGGGAATGACAAAAGGATATCAAGGATCCCTGACCAAAAGATCTATTATAAGACAAAGCAATTTCAAAGACTTAAAAGAAAATATTGCCAAATTAGAAGAAGAAAGAAAAGAACATCAGAATTTAAATTCAAAAACACTTTACCCCGGGCATGATTATTTATACAACAGTGGTCATCATTGGGGGATGCATATTGATTTAAATGCTTGTATTGGATGTGGGTCATGCGCAGTAGCATGTATGGCTGAAAACAATGTGCCTGTAGTAGGTAAAAGGGAAGTATCCAGACATCATGAAATGACTTGGTTAAGAATAGATCGATATTATTACGGAGATGTTGAAAATCCTAATGTAGTTTATCAACCTATGATGTGCCAGCATTGTAACAATGCACCGTGTGAAAATGTATGTCCTGTAAACGCAACCAACCATTCTTCAGATGGATTAAATCAGATGGCCTACAATCGTTGTGTAGGAACCCGTTATTGTGCAAATAATTGCCCTTATAAAGTTAGAAGGTTTAATTGGTTTGATTTTACTGCTGCTGATTTGTTTCCTCTTAATCAACACAGTATAGCTGGCGAAGGTAAAAAGCCATATTATGCTGAAAATTTGGTCAGGATGGTTTTGAACCCGGATGTAACGGTAAGATCAAGAGGGGTAATCGAAAAATGTTCATTTTGTATCCAGAGAATTCAGGAAGGTAAGCTAAATGCTAAAAAAGAAGGTAGAGCCCTTTTGGATAATGATGTTAAATCGGCTTGTCAAACAGCCTGTCCAACTGGTGCGATAACTTTTGGAGACATGAACAATCCGGATGGAAAATTATCAAAAAAATTGGATAACCCACTTAATTACATCGTGTTAGAAGAGATCAACGTGAAGTCTGTGGTAAATTATACCATGAAAGTGAATAACAGAGATGAAAATCTTGATGCTTAA
- a CDS encoding cbb3-type cytochrome c oxidase subunit I: MSGSHHNGKETDVLIETQGYDDHFHEHHEGDKYQFGFISKYIFSMDHKIIARQFLITGMFWALVGAAMSIIFRLQLGFPDASLAWLKPVLGKWITINEAGVGTLESEFYYALVTMHGTIIVFFVLTAGLSGTFSNLLIPLQIGARDMASPFLNMLSYWFFFLSGAVLLYSLFLSTGPFSGGWTAYPPLSALPQASIGSGAGMTLWLVSLALFVVSVLLGGMNYITTVLNLRTKGMSLWRMPLTIWAFLVTAILGLLSFPVLFSGFLLLIFDRSLGTSFYISDIFINGAALDRIGGSPILYQHIFWFLGHPEVYIIILPAMGIVSEVMSVHARKPIFGYRAMVYSILAIAFLSFIVWAHHMFMSGVNPFISNFFVVFTLIIAVPSAVKVFNWISTLYGGNIRLNTPMLFCIGFVSMFISGGLTGIFLGNSAIDIQQHDTYFVVAHFHIVMGVAAFYGMFAGVYNWFPKMFGRFMNETLGKIHFWITTIGAYAVFGPMHFLGMAGVPRRYYRFDSFEAFSGFDDMNKFITIAAIITFFAQILFVVNFFWSMYRGKKVESQNPWGSNSLEWTTPIEAGHGNWPGKIPTVQRWAYDYGKDGIEFTQQHIPLREGEEQSSH; encoded by the coding sequence ATGTCAGGTAGTCACCATAATGGTAAAGAAACCGATGTGTTAATAGAAACCCAGGGTTACGATGACCATTTCCATGAACATCATGAAGGGGATAAATATCAATTCGGTTTTATTTCCAAGTATATTTTTAGCATGGATCATAAAATTATTGCCAGGCAATTCTTGATAACAGGAATGTTTTGGGCATTAGTAGGTGCCGCCATGTCAATTATATTCCGATTGCAGTTGGGGTTTCCTGATGCAAGCCTTGCCTGGTTAAAACCAGTATTAGGAAAATGGATTACCATTAATGAAGCAGGTGTAGGAACATTGGAATCTGAGTTTTATTATGCTTTGGTTACCATGCATGGTACCATAATCGTATTTTTTGTTTTGACCGCTGGATTAAGTGGGACTTTCAGCAACTTATTAATTCCATTACAAATTGGAGCTAGGGACATGGCCTCCCCATTTTTGAACATGCTTTCTTATTGGTTCTTCTTTCTTTCAGGAGCTGTTTTATTGTATTCTTTGTTTTTAAGCACTGGTCCATTTTCGGGTGGATGGACGGCTTATCCACCATTAAGTGCCTTACCACAAGCCTCTATTGGATCTGGTGCGGGTATGACCTTGTGGTTAGTTTCTTTGGCTTTGTTTGTAGTGTCTGTACTTCTAGGTGGAATGAATTATATTACCACTGTGCTAAATTTACGTACCAAAGGAATGAGCTTATGGAGAATGCCCTTAACAATTTGGGCGTTTCTTGTCACAGCAATACTTGGACTATTGTCTTTTCCTGTTCTATTCTCAGGTTTCCTGTTATTGATTTTTGATCGGAGTTTAGGAACTAGTTTTTATATTTCTGATATTTTTATCAATGGAGCTGCTTTAGATCGAATTGGAGGTAGTCCTATTTTGTATCAGCATATATTTTGGTTTTTAGGCCACCCTGAAGTATACATCATTATACTACCTGCAATGGGAATAGTTTCGGAGGTGATGTCTGTTCATGCTCGTAAACCTATATTTGGTTACCGTGCCATGGTGTATTCAATTCTTGCGATTGCTTTCCTTTCATTTATTGTTTGGGCTCACCACATGTTTATGTCAGGTGTTAACCCATTTATTTCTAATTTCTTTGTTGTTTTTACGCTCATTATTGCGGTGCCATCTGCAGTTAAAGTATTTAACTGGATCAGTACTCTTTATGGAGGAAACATACGGCTGAATACACCTATGTTATTTTGCATTGGCTTCGTTTCAATGTTTATTTCTGGTGGACTTACCGGAATTTTTCTTGGTAATTCAGCAATAGACATTCAGCAACATGACACATATTTTGTAGTTGCACATTTTCATATAGTAATGGGTGTGGCTGCATTTTACGGTATGTTTGCTGGTGTGTATAACTGGTTTCCAAAAATGTTTGGAAGGTTTATGAATGAAACGCTTGGAAAAATTCATTTTTGGATTACAACCATAGGAGCTTATGCTGTATTTGGGCCAATGCACTTTTTAGGAATGGCTGGAGTCCCTAGAAGATATTATAGATTTGATAGTTTTGAGGCGTTTTCAGGTTTTGATGATATGAATAAGTTTATCACTATTGCAGCAATCATTACCTTTTTCGCACAAATATTATTCGTAGTAAATTTCTTTTGGAGTATGTATAGAGGAAAGAAAGTAGAATCTCAAAACCCTTGGGGATCTAATTCCCTTGAATGGACAACTCCAATTGAAGCTGGACATGGAAACTGGCCTGGCAAAATTCCAACTGTTCAAAGATGGGCTTACGATTATGGCAAGGACGGTATTGAATTTACCCAGCAGCATATACCACTTAGAGAGGGCGAAGAACAAAGCAGTCATTAA
- a CDS encoding cytochrome c, protein MKKLISLSSYIILSLILNSCSPAEGNKTGHEYMPDMAHSVAYEANVDNYYYYHTWDSKETYHNFSKPKKPVNGTIARGYSGINNSDSSSMSQFKSMMKGTSTNNSISTPKNGHVNYYYQDTPEDRIRAGREMTSNPFPLTKSGLEKGKANYDIYCSICHGAKGDGAGYLVRDDGGVYPAQPANFLKDEFIASNEGRYYHSIMYGLNVMGGYSDKLSYEERWEVIHYIRSLQAASKNLKYSESENTFTGSQAIADAKKAAATVSNTAASVVAPKK, encoded by the coding sequence ATGAAGAAACTTATATCACTCAGTTCGTATATTATTCTTTCTCTAATACTTAATTCTTGTTCTCCTGCAGAAGGAAACAAAACAGGACACGAATACATGCCCGATATGGCTCATTCAGTTGCATATGAAGCCAATGTTGATAATTACTATTATTATCATACCTGGGATTCAAAAGAGACTTATCACAATTTTAGTAAGCCTAAAAAGCCTGTCAACGGCACAATAGCAAGAGGTTACAGTGGTATTAATAATTCAGATTCAAGTTCAATGTCTCAGTTCAAATCAATGATGAAAGGGACTTCAACTAATAATTCAATTAGTACCCCTAAGAATGGTCATGTAAATTATTATTATCAAGACACCCCTGAAGACAGAATAAGAGCAGGTAGAGAAATGACATCAAATCCTTTTCCTCTAACTAAATCTGGGTTGGAAAAGGGAAAAGCCAATTATGATATTTATTGCAGTATTTGCCACGGTGCTAAGGGGGATGGTGCAGGATATCTTGTAAGAGATGACGGGGGAGTTTATCCGGCTCAACCTGCAAATTTTTTAAAGGATGAATTTATTGCTTCAAACGAAGGTAGATACTATCATTCCATCATGTATGGTTTGAATGTTATGGGAGGATATTCTGATAAGCTTTCATACGAAGAAAGATGGGAAGTCATTCACTATATTAGATCTCTTCAAGCAGCATCAAAGAATTTAAAGTATTCTGAATCAGAAAATACATTTACCGGATCTCAGGCAATTGCAGATGCAAAAAAAGCAGCGGCTACAGTTTCAAATACCGCGGCATCTGTTGTGGCTCCAAAAAAATAA
- a CDS encoding OmpA family protein: protein MTSLIIILSVILLTVVLVQLAKINEISDQLKGEEAVKVSEANTHAKWLLAFCVLLFAAFIWGSLHYANVMLGYGPHTAASQHGSKIDSMFNVTAFFTIIVFIICHIALFWFSYKYRYSPGRKTLFLPHDNRLEMIWTAIPAFVMVILVVKGLVAWNEIMADISEGEDYIEIEATAWQFAWNLRYPGQDGKLGVKDFRLIKAGKNDLGQDWHDERNLDDFNSDELVLPKGKKIRVRIIGRDVLHNFYLPHFRVKMDAVPGIPTYFIFTPIKTTEEYRQELRKYPEYNVPSDPADPNSPPKWKTFNYELACAELCGKGHYSMRRLVRIVSPEEFEKWNSSQKSFYLSSVRNTEEDPFKGKPIGIEVNLKAKEFEMALNKALDTANTNQADRLLRLDNLYFETASAELSAESEPALKVMQEAFTKYPKLKVEISGHTDNVGDANLNLELSKKRAESVKNYLIGKQIEPSRITVSGFGMSKPVESNDSEEGRSKNRRIEFKILSF, encoded by the coding sequence ATGACGAGTTTAATCATAATTCTATCTGTTATACTCCTTACGGTGGTTTTGGTACAATTGGCCAAAATAAATGAAATCAGTGACCAATTAAAAGGAGAAGAAGCTGTTAAAGTCAGCGAAGCCAATACTCATGCTAAATGGCTTTTAGCATTTTGCGTGCTTTTATTTGCTGCGTTTATTTGGGGATCTTTGCATTATGCCAACGTGATGTTAGGGTATGGTCCGCATACGGCTGCTTCTCAGCATGGATCAAAAATTGACTCTATGTTTAATGTGACAGCATTTTTTACCATCATAGTTTTCATCATTTGTCATATTGCTTTATTTTGGTTTAGCTATAAATACAGATATTCTCCAGGTAGGAAAACTTTGTTTTTACCTCACGACAATCGACTGGAAATGATTTGGACTGCAATTCCTGCTTTTGTCATGGTAATTTTAGTAGTAAAAGGTTTGGTTGCCTGGAACGAAATTATGGCCGATATTTCTGAAGGCGAAGACTATATAGAAATAGAGGCTACCGCCTGGCAATTTGCCTGGAATCTACGCTATCCTGGACAAGATGGAAAATTAGGCGTAAAGGATTTCAGATTAATCAAAGCTGGTAAAAATGATCTTGGACAAGACTGGCATGATGAGCGAAATTTAGATGATTTTAATTCTGATGAATTGGTCTTGCCAAAAGGTAAAAAAATCAGGGTTAGAATTATTGGAAGGGACGTATTGCATAATTTTTACTTGCCGCATTTCAGGGTAAAAATGGATGCTGTGCCCGGAATCCCAACCTATTTTATCTTTACACCAATTAAAACTACAGAAGAATATCGTCAAGAGTTAAGGAAATATCCAGAATATAATGTTCCATCTGATCCTGCTGATCCTAATAGTCCTCCTAAATGGAAAACTTTTAATTATGAATTAGCTTGTGCTGAATTGTGTGGCAAGGGTCATTACAGCATGAGAAGATTGGTAAGAATAGTTTCGCCTGAAGAATTTGAAAAGTGGAACTCCTCCCAGAAGTCATTTTATCTAAGTAGTGTGAGGAATACAGAGGAAGATCCATTTAAAGGAAAACCTATAGGCATTGAAGTAAATTTAAAAGCCAAAGAATTTGAAATGGCTCTTAATAAAGCTCTTGATACAGCAAATACGAACCAGGCCGACAGATTGCTCAGATTGGATAATTTGTATTTTGAGACCGCCTCAGCAGAATTAAGTGCGGAATCCGAACCTGCGCTTAAAGTTATGCAGGAAGCCTTTACTAAATATCCAAAACTAAAAGTAGAAATTAGCGGACATACTGATAATGTAGGCGATGCAAATCTGAATCTTGAATTATCAAAAAAGCGTGCAGAGTCAGTAAAAAATTACCTTATAGGAAAACAGATTGAGCCTTCAAGAATCACAGTCTCAGGATTTGGAATGAGTAAACCTGTAGAAAGCAATGATTCAGAAGAAGGAAGGTCTAAGAACAGAAGAATTGAATTTAAAATTTTATCATTTTAA
- the nrfD gene encoding polysulfide reductase NrfD, whose translation MAGGYVAPVRRPLVEGNKTYHQITEDLCSPTERTPSRAWVIAFLISVTVLAYGLFCIVWTIWMGTGTWNLNRTIGWGYDITNFVWWIGIGHAGTLISAILMLFRQRWRTGVNRAAEAMTIFAVICAALFPVIHVGRVWVVFYFFPYPNTRGSLWPNFNSPLLWDVFAISTYFSVSLLFWYTGLVPDFATVRNRATGFRKKVYNFLSFGWTGSAKHWQRWESLSLVLAGLSTPLVLSVHTIVSFDFATSVIPGWHTTIFPPYFVAGAIFSGFAMVQTLMVITRKILKLEEYITLEHIESMNKVILVTGTIVGVAYLTELFIAWYSGYVYEQFAFFNRAMGVYWWSYFGMMACNVISPQIFWVKKFRRSIFVTFFMSIFVNIGMWFERFVIIATTLARDYLPSSWSYYTPTWVEIGIFVGTIGLFFTFYMIFTRVAPVVAIAEVKHILKVGGDQYIGEKAHHNASHAPEAAKHHDH comes from the coding sequence ATGGCAGGAGGATATGTTGCGCCGGTAAGAAGGCCCTTAGTTGAAGGGAATAAAACCTATCATCAGATTACAGAGGATTTATGTTCACCCACAGAGCGAACACCCAGCAGAGCCTGGGTAATTGCCTTTCTGATTTCAGTGACTGTTCTAGCATACGGACTTTTTTGCATCGTATGGACTATTTGGATGGGGACCGGAACCTGGAATTTAAATCGAACCATTGGATGGGGTTATGATATTACAAACTTTGTTTGGTGGATTGGTATCGGGCATGCTGGAACCTTGATATCTGCTATATTAATGCTTTTTAGGCAACGATGGCGTACGGGTGTAAATCGTGCAGCTGAGGCCATGACAATTTTTGCCGTTATATGTGCCGCCTTATTTCCCGTAATTCACGTAGGTAGAGTTTGGGTGGTGTTTTATTTTTTCCCTTATCCGAACACGCGAGGATCTTTATGGCCAAATTTTAATTCACCTCTTCTTTGGGACGTTTTTGCCATCTCCACTTATTTTTCAGTTTCTCTATTATTTTGGTATACAGGATTAGTCCCTGATTTTGCTACAGTAAGAAACAGAGCTACCGGATTCCGCAAGAAAGTGTACAACTTTTTATCTTTTGGTTGGACTGGTTCAGCAAAACATTGGCAAAGATGGGAATCCTTATCTTTGGTATTGGCTGGACTTTCAACCCCTTTGGTTCTCTCTGTTCATACCATTGTAAGTTTTGACTTTGCTACCTCTGTAATTCCTGGTTGGCATACCACCATATTCCCTCCATATTTTGTTGCGGGAGCTATTTTTTCTGGATTTGCCATGGTACAAACCCTAATGGTAATTACAAGAAAAATCTTGAAATTGGAAGAGTACATTACTCTTGAACATATTGAGTCCATGAATAAAGTGATCCTGGTTACCGGAACAATTGTAGGGGTGGCCTATCTCACTGAATTATTTATTGCCTGGTACTCAGGTTATGTTTATGAGCAATTTGCTTTCTTTAACAGGGCTATGGGCGTATACTGGTGGTCTTATTTTGGGATGATGGCTTGTAATGTTATTTCACCTCAGATTTTTTGGGTTAAAAAATTCAGGCGATCAATTTTTGTAACATTCTTCATGTCGATTTTTGTAAACATTGGAATGTGGTTTGAAAGGTTTGTGATCATTGCAACCACTCTTGCAAGGGATTATCTTCCATCTTCGTGGAGTTATTATACTCCAACTTGGGTAGAGATTGGGATTTTCGTTGGGACAATTGGCTTATTCTTCACATTTTATATGATTTTCACAAGGGTGGCACCAGTTGTAGCTATTGCAGAGGTTAAGCATATTTTAAAAGTTGGAGGGGATCAATACATTGGTGAAAAGGCTCACCATAATGCATCGCATGCTCCGGAAGCCGCTAAACATCACGATCATTAA
- a CDS encoding DUF3341 domain-containing protein has protein sequence MRQFNKEVIYGIYSDEEDLLRAVRNARSKHLEIMDVYTPFPVHGLDQAMGLSESRLHQAGFIYGALGTLTAFLGMSWIFTRDWPIIFGGKPYWPVPSFIPITFELTVLFAAWGMTITFYTICGLWPGVTNPQLDLRTTDDKFCLAFDRADVPEGVAQSFFSETGADEVNSKTI, from the coding sequence ATGAGGCAATTTAATAAAGAAGTAATCTACGGTATCTATAGCGATGAAGAAGATTTACTTAGGGCTGTAAGAAATGCACGAAGCAAGCATCTCGAAATAATGGACGTTTATACTCCATTTCCAGTTCATGGCTTGGATCAGGCTATGGGATTGAGTGAATCCAGACTCCATCAGGCAGGATTTATTTATGGGGCTTTAGGAACCTTGACTGCCTTTCTTGGGATGAGTTGGATTTTTACACGCGATTGGCCAATTATTTTTGGAGGTAAGCCATATTGGCCTGTACCATCTTTCATTCCCATAACTTTTGAATTGACAGTTCTTTTCGCAGCTTGGGGAATGACCATTACCTTTTATACAATTTGTGGACTATGGCCTGGGGTAACGAATCCACAATTAGATTTAAGAACCACAGATGATAAGTTTTGCCTGGCCTTTGATCGAGCAGATGTTCCTGAAGGTGTGGCCCAGTCATTTTTTAGTGAGACAGGTGCAGATGAAGTAAACAGTAAAACGATTTAA
- a CDS encoding protoheme IX farnesyltransferase — protein MRSVQTYTLHLKHIVADVGLLVKFKLSLMVVFSSLASYIIFAREQFSWLNFALLCLGGMFITFSANAINQVLERDFDKLMVRTMFRPLAEGRMSVSFAILLAGLFATFGALALSAINPMAATLGMFSLVLYAFVYTPLKRYSTLAVPVGAIPGALPTLIAGVAAQNGLTNEALCLFGIQYLWQFPHFWSIAWLGHQDYTQAGFKLIKDNNGSPDPAFGLYSAFYAILSILFLLPSLYNSSLNILFFLVLTITILVYAFFGFNLYKRNDRTSARQLMFCSIIYLPVVLFVFILNNYMN, from the coding sequence GTGAGATCTGTTCAAACATATACCTTACATCTGAAGCATATTGTTGCGGATGTTGGTCTATTGGTTAAGTTTAAGCTTAGCCTGATGGTGGTTTTTTCCAGTCTCGCTAGCTATATCATCTTTGCCAGGGAGCAATTCAGTTGGTTAAATTTTGCTTTATTGTGTCTTGGAGGAATGTTTATAACTTTTTCGGCAAATGCCATTAATCAGGTTTTAGAAAGAGATTTTGACAAACTAATGGTCAGGACCATGTTCAGACCATTGGCTGAGGGTAGGATGTCCGTTTCATTTGCTATTTTATTGGCTGGATTATTTGCTACTTTCGGAGCATTGGCTTTATCTGCGATTAATCCAATGGCTGCAACATTGGGAATGTTTTCTTTGGTTTTATACGCATTTGTTTACACACCTTTAAAGCGTTATTCTACCCTGGCCGTTCCTGTTGGTGCTATTCCAGGTGCTTTACCAACTTTAATTGCCGGAGTCGCTGCTCAGAATGGCTTAACCAACGAAGCATTGTGCCTTTTCGGAATACAATACTTATGGCAATTCCCTCACTTTTGGTCAATAGCATGGTTGGGACATCAGGATTATACCCAGGCCGGATTTAAATTGATAAAGGACAATAATGGTTCTCCGGATCCAGCGTTTGGCTTGTATTCCGCATTTTATGCAATACTCAGTATTTTGTTTTTATTGCCATCGCTGTACAACAGTTCTTTAAATATCCTATTTTTTCTTGTTCTGACAATTACTATTTTGGTTTATGCCTTTTTTGGATTCAACCTATACAAAAGAAATGATCGAACATCAGCCAGACAATTGATGTTTTGTTCTATAATTTATTTACCAGTTGTATTGTTTGTATTTATTCTTAACAATTATATGAATTAA